Proteins from a genomic interval of Nitrospirota bacterium:
- a CDS encoding formate dehydrogenase yields IFGPGLKDGPFPEHYEPLECPIEKNLMSNQRINPVIKIFKGGPDTFATCDPRYPFVCTTYRVTEHWQTGVLTRWLPWLVEAEPQVFCEISHELAKLRGIENGEKVLVETQRGKLEATAIVTHRLKPFVIAGQTVHQIGLPWHFGWLHPKDGGDSANLLTPTIGDPNTMIPESKAFMANLTKIAAKKAGKA; encoded by the coding sequence CAATATTTGGTCCCGGACTTAAAGACGGACCATTCCCTGAACATTATGAACCTCTGGAATGTCCTATTGAGAAGAACCTTATGTCTAATCAGAGAATAAATCCTGTAATAAAGATTTTTAAAGGCGGACCAGATACATTTGCAACATGCGATCCACGTTATCCTTTTGTATGCACAACATATCGTGTAACAGAGCACTGGCAGACAGGGGTCTTAACAAGATGGCTTCCATGGCTTGTTGAAGCTGAACCTCAAGTCTTCTGCGAAATTAGTCATGAACTCGCTAAACTTAGAGGCATTGAAAATGGCGAAAAAGTCCTGGTAGAAACTCAAAGAGGCAAACTTGAAGCTACTGCAATAGTAACACACAGACTAAAACCATTTGTAATCGCTGGTCAGACCGTGCATCAGATTGGATTACCATGGCATTTTGGATGGTTACATCCTAAGGATGGCGGTGACAGCGCAAATCTACTAACTCCAACTATTGGCGATCCAAATACGATGATTCCTGAATCAAAGGCATTTATGGCAAACCTTACAAAAATAGCGGCTAAAAAAGCCGGGAAAGCCTAA